Below is a window of Candidozyma auris chromosome 3, complete sequence DNA.
GCTCACCTACTGCCTCCATATGCGGTCTAGGaattttcgcagccgttGAGTGATAACCAACTCTTCGTCTactggttgcaaaacatCCGCTCCCCCAATCGATAAGTGTGGAAGTGAGTGTTTAAGAAGAGAAATGCTGCAGATCGCCAAAAACGAATGGAAAGGGTCGGGAAAGGCCTCTGTGTTCTTGCCGAACCCACCTATGAGCTTATGCTGAGTCTTGTCAAGCAAATAATTGAGTAAAGCTTCGGCATCTATCAAATCAACCCCTCGTGGATCCAATAGTTTGAGCAGCCCAACTACCCACCACAGGTAGCAAGTGTCGGCAAACTTATTCTCTCGTCCGTTGAACCCCCCAATGTCAATGTGGTCATAATACTCGTAAGCAGTACCCTTGTAAAAAACCAGCGGGTAGTCCACCTGTCGATGAACAAGCCAGTCCTTTGTTAGTTCAACCCAGTCGCTGTGTGTTGAAAGGTCAATGCCTAGAAGCCTAAGCGAAGCGAGGCCACAGAATGTGAGACCAGAATGGGACTCTGtatgagaagaagacgaaagCCCACCGTTGAAGCTCACCTTATTTAAGATAAATTCCTCGAGCTTTTTGACGTCAATATCGTTGGCTCGCTCGTGAGCCGAAAGTTTATCGTATCCGAGCATTTTCCTAATACCAGCTGCGATGTAGCACAAGCGTAGATCCGATTCGCCCCAAGCTTCGTGGTCGGCACCTAAGACGGGTCTGAACGATCCGACATCATTACCATTCTGCACTTGACATCGGCTCACAAACCTCATGATCTTTTCCCGATCGAGTCTTGTGGAGTAGTCCTCATCTAGGGCTAGCAAGCACGCCAATGCAAAGAAGGTCGCCAGCAAATTATGCAAATCGTACTCTTTATTCTTCGAGCTGAGCTTGAATGTCTGGCTCGATCTGAATGCCTGGATCTGACTGTCAGGGTCCTGAATCAAATAGTCGTAGACATCTTCTATGGCGCTTTCACGATCCACTGTAGACTCCAACTTCCCTAGTAAAGAGAGTCCATGGAGGGTGAAATATATAAGTGCTAACTTGTTTGCATCTTCCGACTGTGCCTTTTCAGGCATTGACTTCAGACAGAGCCTAAAGTAGTTGGCGTGCTTCTCTGGCAAAAAAGACATGGTGATAGTTCATATTTCGCATATCACCGCGTTGAGGTAGTAATTGATTCAGATGATATAGATCCGCGGCTTAATTGGTCAGTTTTTTAAAAGGAATGCTTCAAATGGGTGTTGAGTATGGATTAGCTTAAATTCCTGTTAAGATATCTGCTCTGTAGcagtttttgatttttggtGCTACTTTTAGTTTTCTTAGTCTACACAATAGTTGCAAATTACACCAAATTGACAAAAGTGCGCAGCCATTATAATTGTCAAAGAACACCATTTATAcaatttcatttttgagtatttgaaaaagatctATCTCGACTATTATTGGGTTGGTAGGCGAATTGGAGATGACAGAGGCTAATACTGGTAGCTTATCTGACGTTCTCAAAGTAGTAGAGTAGCAGTGAATATCGTACCCTAAATCTTTTAGTAGGCTTGTTGGTACCTCGGAAGCATCAATATCGCTCTTTGTCCAGCTCGCATCCCGATGAGTAATGATGTTAGAATCGCTCACTGGTTTCCTAGCCTCAGGGAGGCTACTCATCTCAAATGAGAACGATGAGATTTCTAGGTTCAATCCACACCCCAAGTATTTCGTAAACGCTTCCTTAAGTGTCCAGAGCTGATTGAATTTGATATAcctctcttcttggttCTCAATTGCATTAAGCTGCAATAACTCTCCATCACTAAACATGTCCTTGAACTGATCTATGAAGTCTATGGGGGATATTGACTGCTGCTCTTCATGGGAAAGATCAACGCCAATTGCTCTTGAGTTGAACAGTATTGCTACTGCAGACATCTCGTTCGAGTTACTGTTGTTGAAAACAAACGATTTGCTTGGAAGAATGGGTTTCCCATGCTCACTGTACCCGAACTCTAGCTCCCTCCACAACTCGACATCAGGCTCCAAGGTGGCTTTGCAGATCACCAAATTTATAATGAACTTCAAAAATAGCCTAGATATAAGTGCCATGTGCCTTTTGTGTTTGACATTGCGAACCTTGAGCTGATCTCTCAAACTCAATAGACGTAGACAGCTTTCAAAATTATAGTCATCCTTGAGAAATGACTTGAGCTCTTCACTGTGGCCAGAGCAAGTGAAAAGAATGTCCTTGCTTGTATCAATTTGCCAGTCATATAGTTGTTGCATGGGATTGAGTCATTGTACACCTTTTATAGCGCATATCAACATATAGTGAGCACTGCTCTATCTCTATTACTCTATTTTGAGTCATACACACTATACAACTTTTGCACCTCAGTTGTGTTGTAAgggttcttcttggcctcttcTGCTGTCTCCTGAAGCACtattttcaaattctctaTAGCCTCGTCGGTGTTTTGAAAGTGGAATGCCAACCTACTTCCGTAGGCCTTGACATTGTGCTTCTCAGCAGCCTTGACAAAGAAGTCGTTGTTGATCTTGCTTGCCGCGAGGTCAATGAAAACAAAGTTTGTGTCGACAGGATGCTCGAGCACAAAGCCCAACTCTTCGCAAAACTGGCCCACCTCCTTCGCTTTCTCATGTACTCTTGTAAGCTTAGAGAAGTTATCATCTATTGCCACAGAAGCCATTTCGGCAAGAAGACCACTTTGTCTGATGCCTCCCCCATTTTGTTTACGGAAATGATTTGCCTTTTTGATAAATTGGCTCGAGCCTACTAGCACAGAGCCAATTGGGGCACCCAAGGATTTGGAAAGGCAGAGGGACACCGAATCGAAGTAGGAGCAGTATTCAGCAAGTGGGATTCCCGTGGCAGACGAGGCATTCCATAATCTAGCACCGTCCAAATGTAATCGAACATCGTTCTCTTTACAAAACGcagagatcttcttgatctcttctaATGGAAATAGCATTCCATGAAGGGTATTCTCCAAGGAAATCACTTTTGTAGGGCAGCCATGAATTTCACCATCGTCAGGCACAAAATTGGGCAAGATATCATCCTTCAAAGTCAAATGGATTCCGTTCTTGGGTGCTACAGATTGCACCATCGCCTGACTAAGTGTAGGGAGCCCACCTGCTTCGTTGAGATAGACATGAGATCTATGATCACAGAGTACCCCGTGTGGAGGTTGGAACAAATTCGTTCTTAATGCAATCTGGTTCAGCAAGGTCCCCGAAACACAAAAGAGCCCAGCCTCTTTCCCGGCCAATTGGGCCACTTTATCCTCTAATCTCGTTGTAGACTTGTCTTCATTGTATACGGCATCACCGAGGGTGCAATTGGCCAAGGAGCTGACCATTGCCACTGTGGGTGTGGTGAAGGTATCTGAGCGAAACTCATTTGACGCTGGGCTCTCAGCGAAGTTTGATAGATCAACAGACATGGAGATCAGGGGCGTGGAGAAAGGATGAAAAATGTGGAGCTTATCGGATCAAGACCCTTAGCGGCACCGAGGGCAAAGCACGTGACAACACAACGGAATTTCCAACCTGGTGGGGCTTGACCGGATGGAGATATGGAAGAAATAGTCTTCTCAACCTACATCAGGGACCATATCAATTTCCGTTAGTGCAATTGCTACGTAAGGTATCAATTGCGATAACTAAATGGCAAGGGAGTGGAAATGATGaaggttgaaaaaaaaagaaaaatcttCCAATTGGTTCTGTTTGGCATATTATTTGTGAGGCACATTAGTAGCAGTGCCATGAGATGCACACTACCGTTTACTGTCACGACATTCATATATCACAAGACTGACAAAAGTGTAGCAGAAGGCAAAGTTTCAGATTTGTATACGGACCTAAATAATTTAAAGAAATTTATGAATTTTACTCTAAAGAGGCTACCTATGTCTTACGGTAGTCTTATGCATGAGATGCTTGATTTGCgtttttgcacccattcaCTACATCACCCCAGGGCGGCCAATCTCTGATCTGAAATGATCTTCAACCTCTTACATCACTATACTTTTCCAACTACCTCCATCAAATTTCCCACTTAGATAATCTTGCAGTAGCTGCCGACAGCTTCGGTATTAGTGCGCTCGCAAGCACCTTCCCGATAAGGATGCGGTTGGCGCTATCATCGAGGAAGGTATAAAGCACCTACCAGGGACCAATTACCCAATATCTCATCTTTCAGTCTCCTACTACCACTAGCATGTCTCTTCCATTGAAGTATCCTGTGACTTTGCCAAACGGCCTTCAGTACAAACAGCCTTCAGGCttgttcatcaacaacgagTTTGTTAAGTCTCAAGGTGGAAAAACCATCGACTCCATCAACCCTTCCACGGGCGAGCTCAATGGCTCCGTTTATGCGGCGGAGAAGGTAGACGTGGACGTGGCCGTAAAAGCTGCTAGGACTGCGTTCAATAAGTGGAAGTACGTCCCTGGCGACAAGAGAGGCGACTTGTTGTACAAGTTCGCTCAGTTGGTGGAGAGAGATGTGGAATTGATCAACGCCATTGAGGCATGGGACTCGGGTAAAACCAAAGAGCAGAATGCCA
It encodes the following:
- a CDS encoding threonine aldolase GLY1 yields the protein MSVDLSNFAESPASNEFRSDTFTTPTVAMVSSLANCTLGDAVYNEDKSTTRLEDKVAQLAGKEAGLFCVSGTLSNQIALRTNLFQPPHGVLCDHRSHVYLNEAGGLPTLSQAMVQSVAPKNGIHLTLKDDILPNFVPDDGEIHGCPTKVISLENTLHGMLFPLEEIKKISAFCKENDVRLHLDGARLWNASSATGIPLAEYCSYFDSVSLCLSKSLGAPIGSVLVGSSQFIKKANHFRKQNGGGIRQSGLLAEMASVAIDDNFSKLTRVHEKAKEVGQFCEELGFVLEHPVDTNFVFIDLAASKINNDFFVKAAEKHNVKAYGSRLAFHFQNTDEAIENLKIVLQETAEEAKKNPYNTTEVQKLYSVYDSK
- the CDC43 gene encoding protein geranylgeranyltransferase type I subunit CDC43, whose product is MSFLPEKHANYFRLCSKSMPEKAQSEDANKLALIYFTLHGLSLLGKLESTVDRESAIEDVYDYLIQDPDSQIQAFRSSQTFKLSSKNKEYDLHNLSATFFALACLLALDEDYSTRLDREKIMRFVSRCQVQNGNDVGSFRPVLGADHEAWGESDLRLCYIAAGIRKMLGYDKLSAHERANDIDVKKLEEFILNKVSFNGGLSSSSHTESHSGLTFCGLASLRLLGIDLSTHSDWVELTKDWLVHRQVDYPSVFYKGTAYEYYDHIDIGGFNGRENKFADTCYSWWVVGSLKLLDPRGVDLIDAEALLNYLLDKTQHKLIGGFGKNTEAFPDPFHSFLAICSISLLKHSLPHLSIGGADVLQPVDEELVITQRSRKFLDRIWRQ
- the LYS5 gene encoding holo-[acyl-carrier-protein] synthase, whose product is MQQLYDWQIDTSKDILFTCSGHSEELKSFLKDDYNFESCLRLLSLRDQLKVRNVKHKRHMALISRLFLKFIINLVICKATLEPDVELWRELEFGYSEHGKPILPSKSFVFNNSNSNEMSAVAISFNSRAIGVDLSHEEQQSISPIDFIDQFKDMFSDGELLQLNAIENQEERYIKFNQLWTLKEAFTKYLGCGLNLEISSFSFEMSSLPEARKPVSDSNIITHRDASWTKSDIDASEVPTSLLKDLGYDIHCYSTTLRTSDKLPVLASVISNSPTNPIIVEIDLFQILKNEIV